One window of the Trifolium pratense cultivar HEN17-A07 linkage group LG2, ARS_RC_1.1, whole genome shotgun sequence genome contains the following:
- the LOC123907948 gene encoding CDPK-related kinase 4-like isoform X2 translates to MHGEVAYSRLPKGPKTKKKMTSAIAIEDVRREVKMLKALSGHRNLVKFYDAFEDANNVYIVMELCEGGELLDRILDRGGRYPEDDAKVILLQILNVVAFCHLQGVVHRDLKPENFLFVSKDEDAVLKVIDFGLSDFVRPDQRLNDIVGSAYYVAPEVLHRSYSVEGDLWSIGVITYILLCGSRPFWARSESGIFRSVLRANPNFDDSPWPSISPEAKDFVKRLLNKDHRKRMTAAQALSHPWLRDEKNAIPLDILIYKLVKSYVRASPLKRAALKALSKALPDEELTYLRAQFSLLEPRDGFVSLENFTVALMKNATDAMKEARVPDILNLMDPLSYKRLDFEEFCAAAISVYQLEVHPDWDKIATAAFDYFDEEGNRVISLEELAQEMNLGPSAYSLMGDWIRKSDGKLSLVGYTKYLHGVTIRSSNTRHR, encoded by the exons ATGCACGGCGAGGTTGCTTACAGTAGACTCCCAAAGGGTCCAAAAACTAAGAAAAAG ATGACTTCGGCAATAGCAATTGAAGATGTGAGGAGGGAGGTGAAAATGTTGAAGGCCTTATCTGGACATAGGAATTTGGTCAAGTTTTATGATGCATTTGAGGATGCGAACAACGTCTACATTGTGATGGA GTTGTGCGAGGGCGGAGAATTACTGGACAGAATTCTAGATAG AGGTGGAAGATACCCAGAGGATGATGCCAAAGTTATTCTTCTACAAATTCTGAATGTAGTTGCCTTTTGTCATCTTCAGGGAGTTGTTCATCGCGATCTAAAACCAGAG aattttctttttgtctcaAAAGATGAGGATGCTGTTTTGAAAGTTATTGACTTTGGTCTATCTGATTTTGTTAGGCCAG ATCAACGCCTCAATGATATTGTTGGTAGTGCCTACTATGTTGCACCTGAAGTGCTCCATAGATCGTATAGTGTTGAAGGAGACTTATGGAGTATTGGAGTTATAACTTACATATTGTTATGTGGAAGTAGGCCGTTTTGGGCACGGTCTGAATCAGGAATCTTCCGGTCTGTGTTAAGAGCAAATCCTAACTTTGATGATTCACCTTGGCCATCAATATCACCAGAAGCTAAAGACTTCGTGAAGAGACTTTTGAACAAAGACCACAGAAAAAGAATGACTGCTGCTCAAGCTTTAT CTCACCCGTGGTTGAGAGATGAAAAAAATGCCATTCCTTTAGATATTTTGATTTACAAGTTAGTCAAGTCATATGTGCGTGCCTCACCTTTGAAGCGTGCAGCGTTGAAG GCTCTCTCAAAAGCATTGCCAGATGAAGAGCTTACCTACCTTAGAGCACAATTTAGCCTCTTGGAACCTAGAGATGGTTTTGTTTCACTCGAGAATTTCACAGTT GCTCTAATGAAAAATGCAACTGATGCCATGAAGGAAGCAAGGGTCCCTGACATTCTAAATTTG ATGGATCCGCTCTCCTATAAAAGATTGGACTTCGAAGAGTTTTGCGCTGCTGCAATAAGTGTATACCAGCTGGAAGTTCATCCAGATTGGGATAAAATTGCCACCGCAGCTTTTGATTATTTTGACGAGGAAGGGAACCGTGTCATTTCACTCGAGGAGTTGGCACAG GAGATGAATTTGGGGCCTTCTGCTTACTCTTTAATGGGTGATTGGATCAGAAAATCCGATGGAAAACTCAGTTTGGTCGGATATACGAAGTATTTGCATGGAGTCACAATTCGTAGTTCAAATACAAGACACAGATAG
- the LOC123905123 gene encoding uncharacterized protein LOC123905123 has product MTLKVKGKLEVTLSRANGLANNDFLKNVDSYVILKYASTQVKASCVSYAPTVSRSCPWWNEFFYFDVITNGVNVLTMELYDNATHKFIGIANIPLDVVFFVDSIPETDYQIFTDYGLYVGDIYVALTFTREED; this is encoded by the exons ATGACTCTGAAAGTGAAAGGGAAGCTTGAGGTTACTTTGTCAAGGGCCAATGGGCTTGCCAACAATGATTTTCTGA AAAACGTAGATTCTTATGTCATTCTTAAGTATGCTTCGACACAAGTAAAAGCAAGTTGTGTAAGCTATGCGCCAACAg TTTCTAGGTCTTGCCCATGGTGGAATGAGTTCTTTTATTTCGATGTTATTACTAATGGTGTTAACGTGCTTACTATGGAATTATATGATAATGCTACACACAAATTTATTGGCATTGCAAA CATTCCATTAGATGTGGTGTTCTTTGTGGATAGTATTCCAGAAACTGATTACCAAATATTTACCGACTATGGTTTATATGTCGGGGATATTTATGTCGCTCTTACTTTCACTCGCGAGGAGGACTGA
- the LOC123907948 gene encoding CDPK-related kinase 4-like isoform X1: MGHCCSKIAVDNETITTDHNHKPPPNHAPSPFSQPISTVSDATPGRQTPATSFSTSPFNSPLPAGVMPSPATKTPGRKFRWPLPPPSPAKPIMAALMRRQGKTKPKDGPIPEEQGGEGGGDGERTLDKSFGYGKNFGAKFELGKEVGRGHFGHTCWAKGKKGELKGVSVAVKIITKAKMTSAIAIEDVRREVKMLKALSGHRNLVKFYDAFEDANNVYIVMELCEGGELLDRILDRGGRYPEDDAKVILLQILNVVAFCHLQGVVHRDLKPENFLFVSKDEDAVLKVIDFGLSDFVRPDQRLNDIVGSAYYVAPEVLHRSYSVEGDLWSIGVITYILLCGSRPFWARSESGIFRSVLRANPNFDDSPWPSISPEAKDFVKRLLNKDHRKRMTAAQALSHPWLRDEKNAIPLDILIYKLVKSYVRASPLKRAALKALSKALPDEELTYLRAQFSLLEPRDGFVSLENFTVALMKNATDAMKEARVPDILNLMDPLSYKRLDFEEFCAAAISVYQLEVHPDWDKIATAAFDYFDEEGNRVISLEELAQEMNLGPSAYSLMGDWIRKSDGKLSLVGYTKYLHGVTIRSSNTRHR, translated from the exons ATGGGTCATTGCTGCAGCAAAATTGCTGTCGACAACGAAACAATCACCACCGATCACAACCACAAACCACCACCTAATCACGCACCATCACCGTTTTCTCAACCTATTTCCACCGTTAGCGATGCTACACCAGGAAGACAAACTCCGGCGACATCTTTCTCCACAAGTCCTTTCAATAGTCCTCTTCCTGCAGGTGTTATGCCGTCTCCGGCTACCAAGACTCCTGGTAGGAAATTCAGGTGGCCACTTCCTCCACCGTCTCCGGCAAAGCCGATTATGGCGGCTTTGATGAGACGGCAAGGGAAGACGAAACCGAAAGATGGACCGATACCGGAGGAACAAGGTGGGGAAGGTGGTGGAGATGGAGAGAGAACGTTGGATAAGAGTTTTGGATATGGGAAGAATTTTGGGGCCAAATTTGAGCTTGGTAAGGAAGTTGGTCGAGGGCATTTTGGTCATACTTGTTGGGCTAAAGGGAAGAAAGGTGAACTTAAGGGAGTATCAGTTGCTGTCAAAATCATTACCAAAGCTAAG ATGACTTCGGCAATAGCAATTGAAGATGTGAGGAGGGAGGTGAAAATGTTGAAGGCCTTATCTGGACATAGGAATTTGGTCAAGTTTTATGATGCATTTGAGGATGCGAACAACGTCTACATTGTGATGGA GTTGTGCGAGGGCGGAGAATTACTGGACAGAATTCTAGATAG AGGTGGAAGATACCCAGAGGATGATGCCAAAGTTATTCTTCTACAAATTCTGAATGTAGTTGCCTTTTGTCATCTTCAGGGAGTTGTTCATCGCGATCTAAAACCAGAG aattttctttttgtctcaAAAGATGAGGATGCTGTTTTGAAAGTTATTGACTTTGGTCTATCTGATTTTGTTAGGCCAG ATCAACGCCTCAATGATATTGTTGGTAGTGCCTACTATGTTGCACCTGAAGTGCTCCATAGATCGTATAGTGTTGAAGGAGACTTATGGAGTATTGGAGTTATAACTTACATATTGTTATGTGGAAGTAGGCCGTTTTGGGCACGGTCTGAATCAGGAATCTTCCGGTCTGTGTTAAGAGCAAATCCTAACTTTGATGATTCACCTTGGCCATCAATATCACCAGAAGCTAAAGACTTCGTGAAGAGACTTTTGAACAAAGACCACAGAAAAAGAATGACTGCTGCTCAAGCTTTAT CTCACCCGTGGTTGAGAGATGAAAAAAATGCCATTCCTTTAGATATTTTGATTTACAAGTTAGTCAAGTCATATGTGCGTGCCTCACCTTTGAAGCGTGCAGCGTTGAAG GCTCTCTCAAAAGCATTGCCAGATGAAGAGCTTACCTACCTTAGAGCACAATTTAGCCTCTTGGAACCTAGAGATGGTTTTGTTTCACTCGAGAATTTCACAGTT GCTCTAATGAAAAATGCAACTGATGCCATGAAGGAAGCAAGGGTCCCTGACATTCTAAATTTG ATGGATCCGCTCTCCTATAAAAGATTGGACTTCGAAGAGTTTTGCGCTGCTGCAATAAGTGTATACCAGCTGGAAGTTCATCCAGATTGGGATAAAATTGCCACCGCAGCTTTTGATTATTTTGACGAGGAAGGGAACCGTGTCATTTCACTCGAGGAGTTGGCACAG GAGATGAATTTGGGGCCTTCTGCTTACTCTTTAATGGGTGATTGGATCAGAAAATCCGATGGAAAACTCAGTTTGGTCGGATATACGAAGTATTTGCATGGAGTCACAATTCGTAGTTCAAATACAAGACACAGATAG